The following coding sequences lie in one Halomonas sp. 'Soap Lake #6' genomic window:
- a CDS encoding GNAT family N-acetyltransferase → MLTKLKQLFSPDASRPVRRYKRQGSKRSRPLEEARSEDISSFIEAVYRADAKGHSPWILRDESVLATLHRALELTVQRGLWLQRADGQVAHWQGRLLSLRHGEGPPLGMVLACRPDDEAAWQLRFFYISQEWKGSGHGTRLLMAVRRSLSGVPLQTRLPMACHSAIDSLEAAGFTRQYVDAYDVASYEAPAKWDE, encoded by the coding sequence ATGCTGACCAAACTTAAACAACTGTTTTCTCCCGATGCTTCCCGGCCGGTAAGACGTTATAAGCGCCAGGGTTCAAAACGCTCGCGCCCCTTGGAAGAGGCGCGTAGCGAAGACATTAGCAGCTTTATCGAGGCGGTTTATCGAGCTGATGCCAAGGGGCATTCCCCTTGGATATTGCGAGACGAAAGCGTATTAGCCACCTTGCATCGGGCGCTGGAGCTCACCGTTCAGCGTGGCCTATGGCTTCAGCGAGCGGATGGTCAGGTCGCACACTGGCAAGGGCGGCTTCTCTCTTTACGCCATGGCGAAGGGCCACCACTTGGCATGGTGCTCGCCTGTCGGCCAGATGATGAAGCCGCGTGGCAGCTGCGCTTTTTTTACATTAGCCAAGAGTGGAAAGGCAGTGGCCATGGCACACGACTGCTGATGGCTGTGCGGCGCAGTTTAAGTGGCGTGCCGCTGCAAACACGTCTGCCAATGGCTTGTCACTCAGCCATAGATAGCCTTGAAGCGGCAGGTTTTACCCGCCAATACGTCGATGCTTACGACGTTGCCAGCTATGAAGCACCCGCCAAGTGGGATGAGTGA
- a CDS encoding toxin VasX, translating into MSAFERPTDDREDGELAANELSCRDSEEGATCPMFQGKVQLLPLRYGLVETLTPGIATPYELSARPLGIRLMRNGYLYVLDDTTNELDEYQFSGEGSSVSGKLEYETDRTLYVCFSEVEWTAAKRAQVQESEEDRDAFMQAVNLEAVHPISGGGEHLITTAQAEEWVAEFAEDAELEVPEGGHEQEGEPYHWENDHYYHKTRLGKLLAQHDVGDRDECLCLIVHDDIGVMRDLAMFQDNVVGWIEQWAAENEGRTERDYMLACYIESLSQLSEASLDDMRQVSDDPAVQAMWDEVTAMEEPRQSEVRLALLDFLNQESNTGRLPQPSDPDLPDDLKDRLYEIRREADRANWRTIADQLNSEVHRYYVEESLSDSLGSDFVDRHGEALLSMKQEHNERLKALLKGSKIGQRGINGLIDRGSMDDFLAKQRPRLQRWNALLDAISNDRTDMLCSTRFHNAAWYFDAQDDVQALEAFKAQYGCLKDICRSDEVTERIAGWLEEAPYYDRPLFHTLPLVDQNDFIGQYSSIANAGYGTLLKLDDLRSELTSLEAGRLPAIDTLPENTQVIADSAHQTLGPAISRGIAHVMDEFYQSIDRHSMPDIEELFRRLPKALPARILDAAQRTGATFVVASPEELANFRRTVQRVLALREELDTIRKRRNEVKKTAGHRSPEAKALLNEFKSLRHELQTVHEPALAKAISPIEELPENSVRIAGAKPGRVGLTAVFSAAQQAEVGRLISNVRQGVAAAPRINLAGDALGLLVFASQFSVLYNATKVLVENYLNGGERDWTPVLKSFVATGSAGFLAAQGIMDTALGARAKALAGVFNVPGAQSVSASLGRLHVFLGGFTYALGIFTSYESVSNRHGTWQEAVRSGNRSAQSAAMASMVGAGGMLGANAYGLVNTLHTGFSAIFRGAEWAAAGTRLGTVFWRFNLAGGLFSILELGGSWLTNYYSISRHDEWLLSTPWSQDASKAGNDTLATYQLRLQEIAQAPKVNVTIEEADSWWKRKISGPISVDFKLALPISLQDLTAPFGGKAPVRLSLGAYQVHPEDGGRDYRPERWVTATDKIVESLSLADKAPLAFALPQPEPLNSISARATHNVFAVRLEVLGRDGQYQANDYHIYVSPSGGSGDYTPSDVAIRGGEAPWQHIDPLLF; encoded by the coding sequence ATGTCTGCGTTTGAGCGTCCTACCGATGATAGAGAAGACGGCGAACTGGCCGCCAATGAACTCTCATGCCGTGATAGCGAAGAAGGTGCTACCTGCCCAATGTTTCAAGGCAAAGTGCAATTACTTCCGCTTCGTTACGGGTTGGTGGAAACGCTAACTCCTGGGATTGCCACCCCATATGAATTGAGTGCTCGTCCATTAGGCATTCGCTTAATGCGTAACGGCTACTTATACGTACTTGATGATACGACCAATGAATTGGATGAGTACCAATTTAGCGGTGAGGGCAGCAGCGTAAGTGGCAAGCTCGAATACGAGACTGACCGCACGCTTTACGTCTGTTTTTCAGAGGTCGAATGGACCGCAGCAAAACGCGCCCAAGTGCAGGAAAGCGAGGAAGATCGCGATGCCTTTATGCAAGCGGTCAATCTTGAAGCTGTCCATCCCATCTCCGGCGGTGGCGAACACCTAATCACTACTGCTCAGGCAGAAGAGTGGGTGGCTGAGTTTGCTGAAGACGCCGAACTAGAGGTGCCCGAAGGTGGGCATGAGCAGGAAGGTGAGCCTTATCACTGGGAAAATGACCACTACTACCACAAAACGCGTTTAGGCAAGCTGCTTGCCCAGCATGACGTTGGGGATCGCGACGAGTGCCTTTGCTTAATCGTGCACGATGATATTGGCGTGATGCGTGATTTGGCCATGTTCCAGGATAACGTGGTGGGGTGGATAGAGCAGTGGGCCGCTGAGAACGAGGGGCGTACCGAGCGGGATTACATGCTGGCCTGCTATATAGAGTCGCTCTCTCAACTGAGCGAAGCTTCATTAGATGACATGCGTCAAGTGTCTGATGATCCAGCCGTTCAGGCGATGTGGGACGAAGTTACCGCGATGGAGGAGCCGCGGCAAAGTGAGGTTCGGCTGGCGCTACTTGATTTTCTCAATCAGGAGAGTAATACCGGTAGATTACCGCAGCCCTCCGATCCGGACTTACCCGATGATCTTAAGGATCGCCTGTACGAAATCCGTCGCGAGGCGGACCGCGCTAATTGGCGGACAATCGCCGATCAATTGAATAGCGAAGTTCATCGCTACTATGTCGAAGAGAGTCTTAGCGACAGTTTAGGGAGCGACTTTGTAGATCGCCATGGCGAGGCGCTGCTCTCGATGAAGCAGGAGCACAACGAGCGGCTCAAGGCTCTGCTAAAAGGCAGTAAAATTGGACAACGAGGCATTAATGGCTTGATTGATCGGGGGAGCATGGATGACTTCCTCGCTAAGCAACGCCCCCGCTTGCAGCGCTGGAATGCTTTGCTCGATGCTATCTCTAATGATCGCACCGATATGCTATGCAGTACACGGTTCCATAACGCTGCTTGGTATTTCGATGCGCAGGACGACGTTCAGGCCCTTGAGGCTTTCAAAGCCCAGTATGGCTGCCTTAAGGATATCTGTCGTAGCGACGAGGTCACTGAGCGAATAGCCGGTTGGCTAGAGGAGGCACCGTACTATGATCGGCCGCTGTTCCATACGCTGCCGCTTGTGGATCAAAATGACTTCATCGGCCAGTACTCTTCAATTGCTAATGCTGGCTACGGCACCTTGCTCAAGCTAGACGACTTACGCAGTGAGCTTACGTCCCTTGAGGCGGGGCGGTTACCTGCGATTGATACACTACCCGAGAATACTCAGGTTATCGCTGATAGTGCCCATCAGACTCTGGGGCCAGCTATCTCGCGGGGAATTGCCCACGTGATGGATGAGTTCTATCAAAGTATCGACCGTCACTCGATGCCTGATATTGAGGAGCTATTCCGACGCCTACCCAAGGCGCTACCGGCGAGAATTCTGGATGCCGCCCAGCGCACGGGTGCTACCTTTGTGGTGGCATCGCCTGAGGAGTTAGCAAATTTCCGTCGCACCGTGCAGCGCGTCTTGGCACTGCGTGAGGAACTCGACACGATACGCAAGCGCCGCAACGAGGTTAAGAAAACCGCTGGGCACCGCTCCCCCGAAGCTAAAGCTCTGCTTAATGAATTCAAGAGCCTTCGCCATGAACTACAAACGGTGCATGAGCCTGCCCTTGCTAAAGCAATCAGCCCAATCGAAGAGCTTCCCGAGAACAGCGTTCGTATTGCAGGCGCTAAACCTGGGCGCGTTGGGCTGACAGCGGTATTTTCCGCAGCCCAGCAGGCTGAGGTGGGCAGGTTAATTAGCAATGTGCGTCAGGGGGTTGCGGCAGCGCCGAGGATAAATCTGGCTGGGGATGCGTTGGGACTCTTGGTGTTTGCATCTCAATTTTCAGTGTTATACAACGCTACAAAAGTACTAGTGGAAAATTATCTTAATGGTGGAGAACGAGATTGGACTCCTGTTTTAAAGAGTTTTGTTGCGACTGGCAGTGCTGGATTCCTAGCTGCTCAAGGAATCATGGATACTGCCCTCGGCGCTAGAGCGAAAGCGCTTGCCGGTGTCTTCAATGTGCCCGGTGCCCAAAGTGTGAGTGCCTCCCTTGGAAGGTTACATGTTTTTCTTGGTGGTTTTACATATGCTTTAGGCATTTTCACATCATACGAGAGCGTTTCTAACCGCCATGGAACATGGCAGGAAGCTGTCCGTAGCGGTAACCGCAGCGCTCAAAGTGCTGCCATGGCGAGTATGGTTGGTGCGGGTGGCATGTTGGGGGCCAATGCTTATGGGCTAGTCAACACTCTGCATACCGGTTTCTCGGCGATATTCCGAGGCGCCGAGTGGGCTGCGGCGGGTACACGCCTGGGGACGGTGTTTTGGCGCTTTAATCTCGCCGGGGGCTTGTTTAGCATACTTGAACTGGGAGGGAGCTGGCTGACTAACTATTACAGTATTAGTCGCCATGACGAATGGCTGCTCTCTACGCCCTGGAGCCAGGATGCCTCTAAGGCCGGTAATGATACGCTTGCAACGTATCAGTTGCGGTTGCAGGAGATTGCCCAGGCACCCAAAGTCAATGTCACGATTGAAGAGGCTGACAGTTGGTGGAAGAGGAAAATAAGTGGGCCAATATCGGTTGATTTTAAACTCGCCTTGCCTATTAGCCTTCAAGACCTCACAGCACCCTTTGGCGGCAAGGCACCTGTGCGCCTTTCCCTTGGGGCCTACCAGGTGCACCCTGAAGATGGTGGCCGAGATTATCGGCCTGAGCGCTGGGTGACGGCTACCGATAAGATCGTGGAAAGCTTGTCCCTTGCGGATAAAGCGCCACTCGCGTTTGCCCTGCCTCAGCCCGAGCCACTGAACTCAATATCCGCGCGCGCCACCCATAATGTTTTTGCCGTTCGGCTGGAAGTGCTGGGCCGCGATGGCCAGTATCAGGCTAACGATTACCATATTTATGTATCACCCTCGGGGGGCAGTGGAGATTACACGCCATCGGATGTTGCTATTCGTGGCGGGGAAGCCCCCTGGCAGCACATCGACCCCCTTCTTTTTTAA
- a CDS encoding DUF4123 domain-containing protein, with amino-acid sequence MSSWPLSVGLQGGAWQWPVDRRVYLILDGVRVEQLARRIYEWSAEHSLDADLLYAGTPLADVSDISPWLIALSNTHHSVLQAFLAQGVDDEWGYLIESQASLEDIGSYLRQLIQVRHPVGVAMWLRLADPAVMAALLPDQSDPTIAPWGPIECLVRPDAVAEAWLKNSPLSTAGPTVVLPPKGYLLNDAQISRLQECDKRRDVRTLLSFVTQHCSKWALPVEQSKRYALMAELTETARQYGFTSPRQWGLLCTLFSRWRCTTWEALSEQSPGLYSCLTKKAEASPSERLKAALSIPSYSETT; translated from the coding sequence ATGAGTAGCTGGCCGCTAAGCGTTGGTTTACAGGGAGGTGCATGGCAATGGCCAGTAGACCGTCGGGTATATCTTATCTTGGATGGCGTCCGCGTCGAGCAACTGGCGAGGCGGATTTATGAGTGGTCGGCGGAGCATTCATTGGATGCAGACCTGCTTTATGCAGGTACGCCGCTGGCAGATGTTAGTGATATTTCCCCCTGGCTTATTGCATTGTCAAATACCCATCATTCCGTCTTGCAGGCCTTTTTAGCGCAAGGCGTGGATGATGAGTGGGGCTATCTCATTGAAAGCCAAGCATCGCTTGAAGATATTGGAAGTTACCTGCGTCAACTGATACAGGTTCGTCACCCCGTAGGGGTGGCCATGTGGCTGCGTTTAGCCGACCCTGCCGTAATGGCCGCGCTTTTGCCTGATCAAAGTGACCCAACAATAGCGCCATGGGGGCCTATTGAATGCCTGGTACGCCCTGATGCAGTGGCTGAAGCATGGCTGAAAAACTCCCCTCTCAGTACCGCCGGGCCAACCGTTGTGCTTCCCCCGAAGGGATATCTGCTCAATGACGCGCAGATTAGCCGTTTACAGGAGTGCGATAAGCGCCGTGATGTGCGCACTCTCCTGAGTTTTGTTACGCAGCACTGTTCGAAATGGGCGCTACCTGTTGAGCAATCAAAACGATATGCCCTGATGGCAGAGCTGACTGAAACCGCTCGTCAATATGGGTTTACCAGCCCGCGCCAGTGGGGCTTGTTATGTACGCTCTTTTCACGTTGGCGCTGCACTACCTGGGAAGCATTAAGCGAACAGTCCCCCGGCCTGTATAGCTGCTTGACAAAAAAAGCAGAAGCTTCGCCCTCTGAACGGCTTAAAGCAGCCCTTTCCATTCCCTCTTACTCCGAGACGACATAG
- the phbB gene encoding acetoacetyl-CoA reductase codes for MANQAPVAWVTGGTGGIGTAICRSLADAGYVVVAGYHNPEKAKTWLETQQADGYNNIALSGVDLSDHSACLEAARDINEKHGPISVLVNCAGITRDGTMKKMSYEQWYQVIDTNLNSVFNTCRSVIEMMLEHGYGRIINISSINGRKGQFGQVNYAAAKAGMHGLTMSLAQETATKGITVNTISPGYIATDMIMKIPEQVREAIRETIPVKRYGTPEEIGRLVAFLADKESGFITGANIDINGGQFMG; via the coding sequence ATGGCCAATCAAGCCCCCGTCGCCTGGGTAACTGGTGGAACTGGTGGAATCGGAACGGCAATTTGCCGATCGTTGGCAGATGCAGGTTATGTGGTAGTAGCGGGGTATCACAACCCCGAAAAAGCCAAGACCTGGCTGGAAACCCAGCAAGCCGACGGTTATAACAACATCGCTTTATCGGGTGTTGATCTTTCCGACCACAGTGCTTGCCTAGAAGCCGCTCGCGACATCAATGAAAAGCATGGCCCAATTAGTGTTTTGGTCAACTGTGCAGGCATCACCCGCGATGGCACGATGAAAAAGATGTCGTATGAGCAGTGGTATCAGGTTATCGACACAAACCTTAACAGCGTTTTCAATACGTGCCGCAGTGTCATTGAAATGATGCTGGAGCATGGTTATGGGCGCATTATCAATATTTCGTCAATCAATGGCCGTAAGGGACAATTTGGTCAGGTAAATTACGCGGCCGCAAAGGCGGGCATGCATGGGCTAACGATGTCGCTTGCTCAGGAAACAGCGACGAAAGGCATTACCGTGAATACTATTTCACCGGGTTACATTGCTACCGATATGATTATGAAAATTCCCGAGCAGGTGCGGGAGGCTATTCGTGAAACTATTCCTGTGAAGCGTTATGGCACGCCTGAGGAGATCGGGCGCCTGGTAGCCTTCCTGGCCGATAAGGAGTCTGGTTTTATTACGGGCGCTAATATTGATATCAACGGCGGCCAGTTTATGGGGTGA
- a CDS encoding type VI secretion system PAAR protein: MGKKFVLVGDIGTEHDGFYPTPVTAGSSTVFMDGKPVARVGDPLAPHAKPKHPPHPRAIAEGSSTILIDGKPAALTGHAIDCGGVVIGSGSGEGG, translated from the coding sequence ATGGGTAAGAAATTTGTATTAGTGGGTGATATAGGCACCGAGCACGATGGCTTTTACCCCACGCCAGTGACCGCAGGTAGCAGTACGGTGTTCATGGATGGTAAGCCGGTTGCCCGGGTAGGCGATCCGTTAGCACCACATGCCAAGCCTAAGCACCCACCTCACCCGCGTGCCATTGCAGAAGGCTCTAGTACCATTTTAATTGATGGCAAACCCGCTGCTCTTACCGGCCATGCGATAGATTGCGGTGGCGTTGTGATTGGTTCCGGCTCAGGGGAGGGGGGCTAA
- a CDS encoding type VI secretion system Vgr family protein has translation MASTGLQFTLTLPGVDDIAVMDFTHREALSQPFELIVNLASRDDTLDAAELLDREAALTIWQDGEPLRQVHGVICEFGRGDRGHRRTFYSLVLRPALWRLSLRQNSRIFQKTDPLTIINTLCDERGITDVSFAVTRDLPEREYCVQYRETDLAFIERLAAEEGLFYYHEFADHSHQLIFADDPQVLVSLGERAYNSRAGGTAPTRHVRKLSHRARVATASATLKDYSFKNPAYAQLHEHQGRDVEAHGQHTDYEHYDYPGRYKQDASGEPFTRIRLEQLRREAITAQAESDLPELAPGLRFTLADHDTSSLNRDWQVLEVIHQGEQPQALEEDGMTQSDASGMTRYHNHVTLIPGDTPWRATSNPKPRVDGPQVAFVVGPEGEEIHCDEHGRVKVQFPWDRYAEPNDTASCWVRVAQGWAGGGYGSIAIPRIGHEVIVSFLEGDPDQPLITGRTYHAVNTSPYPLPEHKTRTVMRTQSHKAEGFNELRFEDEAGEEQIWLHAQKDLELLTLNDRTEEIRNDSHLKVHNDRISQVGNDDHHSVHGNRHTQVDGDDHLVIDGTRHEKIGQAQLLEAGQEVHHKAGMKVVIEAGAEITLKAGGSFLKIDPSGVSIVGSQVKINSGGSPGSGSGQAAQAPQLPVEVEAPPVFSPVKAPQQAALLQQPALCPVCEVKSE, from the coding sequence ATGGCGAGCACCGGCCTGCAATTCACCCTAACGCTACCCGGCGTTGATGATATCGCGGTGATGGATTTTACCCACCGCGAAGCGCTCTCTCAGCCCTTTGAGCTGATCGTCAACCTGGCCAGCCGCGACGACACCCTTGATGCCGCTGAACTACTGGATCGTGAAGCGGCTCTGACCATTTGGCAGGATGGCGAACCGCTGCGTCAGGTCCACGGGGTTATCTGTGAGTTTGGCCGTGGTGATCGAGGCCACCGCCGCACCTTCTACTCCCTGGTGCTGCGGCCTGCGCTTTGGCGGCTTTCGCTGCGCCAAAACTCGCGTATTTTTCAAAAGACTGACCCGCTCACCATTATCAACACCCTATGCGATGAGCGGGGCATCACCGATGTCTCTTTTGCCGTCACTCGTGATCTCCCTGAGCGCGAGTACTGTGTGCAGTACCGCGAGACCGACCTCGCCTTTATCGAGCGCCTAGCGGCCGAAGAGGGGCTGTTTTATTACCATGAATTTGCTGACCATAGCCACCAGCTGATCTTCGCCGATGACCCGCAAGTGCTTGTCAGCCTTGGTGAACGTGCTTATAACAGTCGTGCTGGTGGTACTGCCCCCACACGCCATGTGCGCAAACTTAGCCACCGGGCCAGGGTTGCTACCGCCTCCGCCACGCTGAAAGATTACAGCTTTAAAAACCCCGCTTATGCACAACTGCACGAACACCAAGGCCGCGATGTAGAAGCCCATGGTCAACATACTGACTATGAACACTACGACTACCCCGGCCGCTATAAGCAGGACGCCTCCGGCGAACCTTTTACCCGCATTCGCCTGGAACAGCTGCGCCGGGAAGCGATCACCGCCCAAGCAGAAAGCGACCTGCCCGAGCTTGCCCCCGGCTTGCGCTTTACCCTGGCTGACCACGATACCAGCAGCCTTAACCGCGACTGGCAGGTTCTTGAGGTTATTCACCAGGGTGAGCAGCCCCAGGCGCTGGAAGAAGATGGAATGACCCAAAGTGACGCAAGCGGTATGACGCGTTACCACAACCACGTCACACTGATCCCCGGTGATACCCCCTGGCGTGCCACCTCCAACCCCAAACCACGGGTCGATGGTCCCCAAGTGGCCTTTGTGGTTGGCCCCGAAGGGGAAGAGATTCACTGCGACGAGCACGGCCGGGTCAAAGTACAGTTCCCCTGGGACCGCTACGCCGAACCCAACGACACCGCCAGCTGCTGGGTACGCGTTGCTCAAGGCTGGGCTGGTGGTGGCTATGGCAGTATTGCCATACCCCGTATCGGCCATGAGGTGATCGTTTCATTTTTAGAAGGCGACCCCGACCAGCCATTGATCACTGGGCGCACCTACCACGCGGTAAATACCTCGCCTTACCCGCTGCCGGAGCACAAAACCCGCACGGTAATGCGTACCCAGAGTCATAAAGCGGAAGGCTTCAACGAACTGCGCTTTGAAGATGAAGCCGGTGAAGAGCAGATTTGGCTCCATGCCCAGAAAGACCTGGAACTGCTGACCCTGAACGACCGCACCGAAGAGATCCGCAACGACAGCCACCTCAAGGTGCACAACGACCGCATCAGTCAAGTCGGCAACGACGACCACCACTCTGTGCACGGTAACCGCCACACCCAGGTAGATGGCGACGACCACCTGGTGATCGACGGCACTCGCCATGAAAAAATTGGCCAGGCGCAATTGTTGGAAGCGGGGCAGGAGGTTCACCACAAAGCAGGCATGAAGGTAGTGATTGAAGCGGGCGCTGAAATCACCCTAAAAGCAGGCGGCAGCTTTCTGAAAATCGACCCCAGCGGCGTCTCCATCGTTGGCTCACAGGTCAAAATCAACTCCGGCGGCAGCCCCGGCTCAGGCAGCGGGCAAGCAGCTCAGGCACCGCAATTACCTGTGGAGGTGGAGGCACCTCCTGTATTTAGCCCGGTAAAAGCGCCTCAGCAGGCAGCATTGCTACAGCAGCCAGCATTGTGCCCAGTGTGTGAGGTAAAGAGTGAATGA